The genome window AGCCGTGATGAAAACCATGCCTTCGTTTATCTTGCCAAGCATTTCGAGAAAAGGCAGTTGCCTGTGCCACACATACTGGCTGTTTCGGAAGATGAGACACGTTATCTGCAGTCTGACCTTGGCGACACATCACTTTTTAATGCCATCCGTGGAGGACGTGAGGCAGGCGGACGATACAATCTTGCTGAACAGGAACTCTTGCGCAGAACCATCCGTGAATTGCCGAACATACAGCTGCGTGGTGCAAGAGGGCTTGATTTCTCTAATTGTTATCCGCAACCAGAGTTCAACCAGGAGAGTGTGCTCTTTGATTTGAACTACTTTAAGTACTGCTTCCTCAAAGCAACAGAGCTCGATTTCCATGAACTGAAACTCGAAGCAAACTTCCGTATGTTTGCCAAGGATCTGACTTCTGAGAAGATGGACTCTTTCCTTTATCGTGACTTCCAGGCTCGTAATGTCATGCTGGATAAGGACGGAAAGCCTTACTTCATTGATTTCCAAGGTGGACGGAAGGGGCCTTTTTATTATGACCTTGCGTCTTTTCTGTGGCAGGCAAGTGCAAAGTATTCCTTCAAACTGCGACGTGAATTGGTGTTTGATTACTATCAGAGTTTGAAGAACTATACGGAGGTTCCATCCAAGCGTCACTTCGTAAACCGTCTTTCTTTGTTCGTTCTCTTCCGTACCTTGCAGGTGCTAGGTGCTTACGGTTTCCGTGGTTACTATGAAAGAAAGAAACATTTTATCGACTCCATACCTCCTGCTATACAGAACCTGCGAGATCTCCTGGCGTTAGGTGAGGATGTTTTCCATTATCCTTATATGATGGATATGCTGAAACGACTCACACTGCTGCCACAGTTTGCGCATATTGAAAAGCCTGCAGTCAACAGGGCTGATGGCTTTAAGACGGTGGAGAAGGATATTTACAACGCCAACCCGTTGGATGGTCCAGCCACATTTTCAAAGTATGATGGTAAAGGACCGCTGGTTGTCCGTGTATTCAGTTTCTCTTTTAAGAAAGGTATTCCGGAGGATTCATCCGGCAATGGAGGAGGATATGTTTTCGACTGCCGGAGCACACATAACCCGGGACGATACGAACCTTATAAGAAGATTACGGGTTTAGATGAGCCTGTCATCCGTTTCCTTGAGGATGATGGAGAGATTCTCGACTTCCTCAAGCCTGTATATAAGCTCGCTGACCATCATGTGAAGCGTTATATGCAGCGTGGCTTTACCGACCTGATGTTCAGTTTCGGTTGTACGGGTGGACAGCATCGTTCGGTCTATAGTGCGCAACATCTTGCCGAACATCTCAACGAAAAGTATGGAATCGAGGTGAGAATAGTACATAGGGAGCAGGGAATTGAGCAGACGCTGAAGGCAAGATAACAGACTGTTCCTCCTTTCTTGTCTGATGAGAATGGAGTGAAAACTGCAACTTCCCTGTTAATAACGTTCAAAAATTCTGCAAAAAGAAAGAGGAGGTACAACGGCAATTACTTGCTTGTTGCGCCTCCTCCCTTACTGTCGACAGACGGTCTGGAGTGTTTCTCCTGAACTTCAATCAATTTAACCGAAAATCTGCTAATAGTCTAATCTCCTCTGAAACAATCAATAAATTCTACCTAAACTAACTAAAACCTAAATCTATTTACTACTAATCTAAACAATCTTATTTTTGTTTTGCAAAAGTACTACGCTTAAAATAATTATACAAGAAGCTGTCGTGAAACGTTTGTCGTGCAAGAGTTTTATTGATATATGTCAAAATTTTAACGTTTAAAAAGCTGTGTTTGTGGATAAACATGTCGGTTCTGTACACAAA of Prevotella fusca JCM 17724 contains these proteins:
- a CDS encoding RapZ C-terminal domain-containing protein; amino-acid sequence: MEKLLELYKKWKGSVPANVEKLEGAGSNREYFRMADEDGETIIGVIGTSRDENHAFVYLAKHFEKRQLPVPHILAVSEDETRYLQSDLGDTSLFNAIRGGREAGGRYNLAEQELLRRTIRELPNIQLRGARGLDFSNCYPQPEFNQESVLFDLNYFKYCFLKATELDFHELKLEANFRMFAKDLTSEKMDSFLYRDFQARNVMLDKDGKPYFIDFQGGRKGPFYYDLASFLWQASAKYSFKLRRELVFDYYQSLKNYTEVPSKRHFVNRLSLFVLFRTLQVLGAYGFRGYYERKKHFIDSIPPAIQNLRDLLALGEDVFHYPYMMDMLKRLTLLPQFAHIEKPAVNRADGFKTVEKDIYNANPLDGPATFSKYDGKGPLVVRVFSFSFKKGIPEDSSGNGGGYVFDCRSTHNPGRYEPYKKITGLDEPVIRFLEDDGEILDFLKPVYKLADHHVKRYMQRGFTDLMFSFGCTGGQHRSVYSAQHLAEHLNEKYGIEVRIVHREQGIEQTLKAR